In a single window of the Ktedonobacteraceae bacterium genome:
- the rplW gene encoding 50S ribosomal protein L23 produces the protein MEITEVLRHGITTEKSVGQQEKYNKYTFKVALGANKIDVRRAVETIFKVDVVSVNIMRMPGKKRMIRRKGTAPRPQEAREWKKAIVTLREGQSIDVLKA, from the coding sequence ATGGAAATCACTGAAGTGCTGCGTCACGGGATCACCACAGAAAAATCGGTGGGCCAGCAGGAAAAATACAATAAATATACCTTCAAAGTGGCGTTAGGAGCGAATAAAATCGACGTTCGCCGCGCGGTTGAGACGATATTTAAAGTAGATGTTGTCTCGGTCAATATCATGCGCATGCCTGGCAAAAAGCGCATGATCCGGCGTAAAGGAACCGCTCCTCGACCTCAAGAGGCCCGCGAGTGGAAAAAGGCGATTGTCACCCTGCGCGAAGGGCAGTCAATCGACGTATTGAAGGCTTAA